TTGGAGATAAAGTGACCTCATTCAGAGTTCCCACCAAACTTCCGCCTGGTATCGCTTTTACCTGTAATATATCTACAGGAATAACGTTTGCGCCATTTACAAAGTGTGCCCCTTCAGATTTTACTTTTACATCAAAATTTTTAGAGGAAATAATGACTAAACTATTGGGAACGGTCACATTTTTTGATGAATTATAATCTTTTGTGCTCCCATAATTAAAACCTACGGCACCTTCTGAAGCAGCAGAGCCAATATCCATTGCAATAACGTCTGATAAAATAATATTGACTGATGTACTCACCTGCTCTGAATTTTGTGCCATAACCCGGTGGGTTCCTAAGGCAGTTGCTCCCAGAGATAACGCAACGATAAAGATTTGCTTTTTCATGATTAAATAAATTTAGTGAGGTGTAATAATATTGTCATTCAGAATTCAGAATTCAGAATTCATTATAAAGCTAATAACATTATATGACATTACCAAGACTTTTTCATTATTAAGTGTATTATCATAAAGATATTCAATTTGATAGAGTTATTTCTTATTATAATATCAGACTTGAAGAATGAAGATCTGCCTTCGAAATCATATCCTTAAATTGCAATGTCTCTGACTCAATTATT
The sequence above is drawn from the Chryseobacterium daecheongense genome and encodes:
- a CDS encoding peptidoglycan-binding protein LysM; protein product: MKKQIFIVALSLGATALGTHRVMAQNSEQVSTSVNIILSDVIAMDIGSAASEGAVGFNYGSTKDYNSSKNVTVPNSLVIISSKNFDVKVKSEGAHFVNGANVIPVDILQVKAIPGGSLVGTLNEVTLSPNDQVLVSNASLGTKQSLNIAYSISAENASKVLLGKPQGTYTQKITYTATAL